A DNA window from Castanea sativa cultivar Marrone di Chiusa Pesio chromosome 7, ASM4071231v1 contains the following coding sequences:
- the LOC142643617 gene encoding cellulose synthase-like protein D4: MASLSSQQPSKTAMRTAGGSNTSCGNQNSGGQTVKFARRTSSGRYVSLSREDIDMSGEILGDYMNYSVHLPPTPDNQPMDSEVLSHPQMAGDKGTACSVPTCDGTVMKDERGADVIPCDCRFTICRDCYMDAQRENGLCPGCKEPYRVRDYEDDAPDFSSRELQLSAPNSLKRDANNMSMMKRNQMGEFENNPWLFETKGTYGVGNAFWPQDDTYGHEEDERFKGDMTESMDRPWKPLSRKLPISASIISPYRLLILVRLVVLCFFLQWRIKHPNQDAVWLWLMSVVCEIWFAFSWILDQIPKLCPINRSTDLEVLHDKFDTPSPSNPTGCSDLPAVDLFVSTADPEKEPPLVTANTILSILAVDYPVEKLACYISDDGGALLTFEAMAEAAGFADLWVPFCRKHDIEPRNPESYFSLKVDPTRNKCRPDFVKDRRKIKREYDEFKVRINGLPDSIRRRSDAFNAREEMKMLKLMRESGPDLLEPLKVQKATWMADATHWPGTWAVPTSEHSKGDHAGILQVMLKPPRNEPLMGEVDDNMIDFTDVDIRLPMFVYVSREKRPGYDHNKKAGAMNALVRTSAVLSNGPFILNLDCDHYIYNCKAIREGMCFMMDRGGEDICYIQFPQRFEGIDPSDRYANHNTVFFDGNMRALDGVQGPVYVGTGCMFRRFALYGFDPPQVDKIGNKTDSETETQALKSTELDPELELNLLPKRFGNSTRLAESIPIAEYQGRPLADHLGIKYGRPPGALRVPREPLDAAIVAEAVSVISCWYEDKTEWGDRVGWIYGSVTEDVVTGYRMHNRGWRSIYCITKRDAFRGSAPINLTDRLHQVLRWATGSVEIFFSRNNALLGSKRLKFLQRMAYLNVGIYPFTSVFLIVYCFLPALSLFSGQFIVQTLNVTFLVYLLIITICLVTLAILEVKWSGVGLEEWWRNEQFWLISGTSSHLAAVVQGLLKVIAGIEISFTLTSKSGGEDIDDIYADLYLVKWTSLMIPPIVIAMLNIVGIAVAFSRTIYSSNPEWSKFVGGAFFSFWVLAHLYPFAKGLMGRRGKTPTIVFVWSGLIAITLSLLWIAISPPKGGTTQNTGGGFQFP, encoded by the exons ATGGCATCACTGTCCAGCCAACAGCCATCAAAGACGGCTATGCGTACTGCTGGGGGTTCCAATACTTCTTGTGGAAACCAAAACTCAGGCGGGCAAACTGTTAAATTTGCAAGACGAACTTCAAGTGGGAGGTATGTCAGTTTGTCAAGAGAAGACATTGATATGTCTGGAGAAATATTAGGGGACTACATGAACTACTCAGTGCACCTTCCTCCCACACCTGACAACCAGCCAATGGACTCAGAGGTACTCAGTCACCCTCAAATGGCAGGAGACAAGGGCACTGCATGTTCTGTGCCTACTTGTGATGGCACGGTTATGAAGGATGAGAGGGGAGCAGATGTAATCCCCTGTGATTGTAG GTTCACCATCTGCAGAGATTGCTACATGGATGCCCAAAGAGAAAATGGTCTATGTCCAGGTTGCAAGGAGCCTTACAGGGTGAGGGATTATGAGGATGATGCACCAGATTTTTCAAGTAGAGAATTGCAATTGTCAGCCCCAAACAGCTTAAAAAGGGATGCTAATAACATGTCTATGATGAAGAGGAACCAAATGGGAGAATTTGAAAACAACCCGTGGTTGTTTGAGACAAAGGGTACTTACGGGGTTGGTAATGCTTTTTGGCCCCAAGATGACACCTACGGGCATGAAGAGGATGAAAGATTCAAGGGAGATATGACGGAATCAATGGATAGGCCTTGGAAGCCCTTGAGTAGGAAATTGCCAATCTCAGCGAGCATCATTAGCCCTTATAG GCTATTGATTTTGGTTCGGCTGGTGGTGCTATGTTTCTTCTTGCAATGGAGGATAAAACATCCAAACCAGGATGCAGTGTGGTTGTGGCTTATGTCAGTGGTGTGTGAGATATGGTTTGCCTTCTCTTGGATCCTCGACCAAATTCCCAAGCTCTGCCCCATCAACCGTTCAACCGACCTTGAGGTCCTTCATGACAAGTTTGACACACCATCACCATCAAATCCCACTGGCTGCTCAGACCTTCCTGCTGTAGACCTATTTGTCTCCACTGCTGATCCTGAAAAAGAACCACCTCTAGTCACTGCCAACACTATCCTTTCAATTCTAGctgttgattaccctgtagagAAGCTTGCATGTTACATTTCTGATGATGGAGGTGCCCTTCTCACCTTTGAGGCTATGGCTGAGGCTGCAGGTTTTGCTGATTTATGGGTTCCATTCTGTAGAAAACATGATATCGAGCCAAGAAATCCTGAAAGCTACTTCAGCTTGAAAGTTGATCCAACCAGGAATAAGTGTAGGCCTGATTTTGTAAAGGATAGGAGGAAGATCAAGAGGGAATATGATGAGTTCAAAGTAAGAATTAATGGGCTCCCAGACTCGATTAGGAGGAGATCAGATGCATTCAATGCTAGGGAGGAAATGAAGATGTTGAAGCTCATGAGGGAGAGCGGGCCTGACCTTTTGGAGCCATTGAAGGTCCAGAAAGCCACTTGGATGGCAGATGCTACCCATTGGCCTGGCACATGGGCTGTCCCTACTAGTGAACACTCCAAAGGTGACCATGCAGGAATTCTTCAG GTGATGCTGAAGCCCCCAAGAAATGAGCCATTAATGGGAGAGGTTGACGATAATATGATAGACTTTACAGATGTGGACATACGGCTCCCCATGTTTGTATATGTATCACGTGAGAAGCGTCCAGGCTATGATCATAACAAGAAAGCCGGTGCCATGAATGCCTTGGTAAGAACATCGGCCGTCTTGTCCAATGGCCCATTTATTCTCAACCTTGACTGTGACCACTACATCTACAACTGCAAAGCTATTCGTGAAGGAATGTGCTTCATGATGGATCGAGGTGGTGAGGACATTTGCTACATTCAATTCCCACAAAGATTTGAAGGCATTGATCCTTCTGACCGGTACGCCAATCATAATACAGTCTTCTTTGATGGCAACATGCGAGCCCTCGATGGTGTCCAG GGCCCAGTATATGTGGGAACAGGCTGCATGTTTAGACGGTTTGCACTGTATGGTTTTGACCCTCCACAAGTTGACAAGATTGGCAATAAGACAGACTCAGAGACAGAGACTCAAGCTTTGAAGTCCACAGAGTTGGATCCTGAGCTGGAGTTGAATCTACTTCCCAAGCGTTTTGGAAATTCTACAAGACTTGCGGAATCCATTCCAATAGCTGAGTACCAAGGTCGCCCCCTTGCCGATCATTTAGGTATCAAGTATGGCCGACCTCCTGGTGCTCTTAGAGTCCCACGTGAGCCACTTGATGCTGCTATAGTTGCCGAGGCTGTCTCAGTCATATCTTGTTG GTATGAGGACAAGACGGAATGGGGTGACCGGGTGGGTTGGATTTACGGTTCAGTGACTGAAGATGTGGTGACAGGCTATCGAATGCACAACCGTGGGTGGCGCTCCATCTACTGCATCACCAAGCGTGATGCATTCCGTGGTTCAGCACCAATTAACCTCACTGATAGACTTCACCAAGTGCTTCGCTGGGCCACTGGCTCTGTTGAGATTTTCTTCTCTAGAAACAATGCCTTGCTTGGCTCTAAGCGCCTCAAGTTTCTCCAGCGTATGGCTTACCTAAACGTTGGCATTTACCCTTTCACCTCTGTGTTCCTTATTGTCTATTGCTTCCTTCCTGCACTCTCACTTTTCTCTGGACAATTCATTGTCCAAACTCTAAATGTCACCTTCTTAGTCTACCTGCTCATTATAACAATATGCCTCGTCACGCTGGCAATTCTCGAGGTAAAATGGTCCGGTGTGGGATTGGAAGAGTGGTGGAGGAATGAACAGTTTTGGCTTATTTCTGGAACCAGTTCTCACTTGGCTGCTGTGGTTCAAGGCCTTCTCAAAGTCATTGCAGGCATAGAAATCTCTTTCACATTGACTTCAAAGTCAGGGGGAGAGGACATTGATGATATTTATGCAGATTTGTACCTTGTCAAGTGGACCTCATTGATGATTCCTCCTATTGTTATTGCCATGTTGAATATAGTCGGTATTGCTGTTGCATTTTCAAGGACGATTTATAGCAGTAACCCCGAGTGGAGTAAGTTTGTTGGAGGAGCATTTTTTAGCTTCTGGGTGTTGGCTCATTTGTATCCTTTTGCCAAGGGTTTGATGGGAAGGAGAGGGAAGACACCAActattgtgtttgtttggtCGGGTCTCATCGCAATAACTCTTTCCTTGCTATGGATTGCCATTAGCCCACCCAAGGGAGGCACAACACAAAACACTGGAGGAGGTTTTCAATTCCCATGA
- the LOC142643844 gene encoding AT-rich interactive domain-containing protein 6-like isoform X2 codes for MDDNKQELEKMVDPLDKDNNLTHPHAPADQVENNIDDDKVLEIPIENQVPVDVATASLKTSDDATVAVNEPVLSNTQTDVSNANPLNQPKPHERSMEIEVKADREVKDTETDAASDFNPSNQQGTNVPPEGYMEIEAKHDDKGHELNVGMSKMELSPDREIKEQVLKPKLDVGNEVCMKIPEQSFLLAPDGVEGDESGTEEEQMAFMMDVENFHRERSLEFKPPKFYQKELNLLKLWRAVIKLGGYEQVTSCKLWRQVGQAFHPPKTCTTVSWTFRIFYEKALLEYEKHKMGAGELTEPNRVNSQVGDSQALGSGRALRDAAARAMQGWHSRRLFGNGEIGDPIIKNLSSMPKGDKQVKSVGLLKRKKPSTVERNIQVTHLKVTKPQLETMVVDVGPPADWVKINVQRFNDCFEVYALVPGLLREEVHVQSDPAGCLVISGQPAQLDNPWGVTPFKKVVSLPSRIDPHQTSAVVTLHGQLFVRVPFEQSDS; via the exons ATGGATGATAACAAACAAGAGCTTGAAAAGATGGTGGACCCACTTGATAAGGACAACAATCTGACCCATCCCCATGCACCAGCTGACCAAGTGGAGAACAACATTGATGATGATAAGGTTCTTGAAATCCCTATTGAAAACCAAGTTCCAGTTGATGTTGCTACTGCCTCCCTTAAGACCTCTGATGATGCCACTGTTGCTGTCAATGAACCGGTGCTTTCCAACACCCAAACTGATGTTAGCAATGCAAACCCTTTAAATCAGCCAAAACCCCATGAGAGGTCTATGGAGATAGAGGTCAAAGCTGATAGGGAAGTGAAGGACACCGAAACAGATGCTGCTAGTGATTTCAATCCTTCCAATCAGCAAGGAACCAATGTGCCCCCTGAGGGTTATATGGAGATAGAGGCCAAGCATGATGATAAAGGGCATGAATTGAATGTTGGAATGAGCAAAATGGAGCTTTCTCCGGATAGAGAGATTAAGGAGCAAGTGTTGAAACCCAAGTTGGATGTAGGTAATGAAGTTTGTATGAAAATCCCAGAGCAGTCATTTCTTCTGGCACCAGATGGGGTTGAGGGTGATGAGTCCGGAACGGAGGAGGAGCAAATGGCATTCATGATGGATGTAGAAAATTTCCACAGGGAGAGGAGCCTGGAGTTTAAGCCCCCAAAGTTCTACCAAAAGGAATTGAATTTGCTCAA GTTATGGAGAGCTGTAATCAAACTTGGTGGCTATGAACAG GTGACTTCATGCAAGTTGTGGCGGCAAGTGGGACAAGCATTCCATCCCCCAAA GACCTGCACTACTGTCTCTTGGACTTTCcgaattttttatgagaag GCACTTCTTGAATATGAAAAGCATAAGATGGGTGCTGGTGAACTCACAGAACCTAATAGAGTTAATAGTCAG GTTGGTGATAGTCAAGCTTTGGGATCAGGTAGGGCACTAAGGGATGCTGCAGCTCGTGCAATGCAAGGTTGGCACTCTCGGCGTCTTTTTGGGAATGGTGAGATTGGTGATCCAATTATTAAG AATTTGAGTTCCATGCCAAAGGGTGACAAACAGGTTAAAAGTGTTG GTTTACTAAAGCGGAAAAAGCCATCTACTGTTGAGCGTAACATCCAAGTTACTCACTTGAAAGTGACAAAGCCACA ATTGGAAACAATGGTTGTTGATGTTGGACCCCCAGCTGATTGGGTGAAGATCAATGTTCAAAGATTT AATGACTGCTTTGAGGTGTATGCCTTAGTTCCTGGGCTTCTGCGTGAGGAG GTGCATGTTCAGTCTGATCCAGCTGGATGCTTGGTCATATCTGGTCAACCTGCGCAACTGGATAATCCTTGGGGTGTCACACCCTTTAAAAAG gttGTCAGCTTGCCTTCTAGAATTGATCCGCATCAAACATCTGCCGTTGTGACACTGCATGGACAATTGTTTGTGCGTGTGCCATTTGAGCAGTCAGATTCGTAG
- the LOC142643844 gene encoding AT-rich interactive domain-containing protein 6-like isoform X1 translates to MDDNKQELEKMVDPLDKDNNLTHPHAPADQVENNIDDDKVLEIPIENQVPVDVATASLKTSDDATVAVNEPVLSNTQTDVSNANPLNQPKPHERSMEIEVKADREVKDTETDAASDFNPSNQQGTNVPPEGYMEIEAKHDDKGHELNVGMSKMELSPDREIKEQVLKPKLDVGNEVCMKIPEQSFLLAPDGVEGDESGTEEEQMAFMMDVENFHRERSLEFKPPKFYQKELNLLKLWRAVIKLGGYEQVTSCKLWRQVGQAFHPPKTCTTVSWTFRIFYEKALLEYEKHKMGAGELTEPNRVNSQVGDSQALGSGRALRDAAARAMQGWHSRRLFGNGEIGDPIIKEKNLSSMPKGDKQVKSVGLLKRKKPSTVERNIQVTHLKVTKPQLETMVVDVGPPADWVKINVQRFNDCFEVYALVPGLLREEVHVQSDPAGCLVISGQPAQLDNPWGVTPFKKVVSLPSRIDPHQTSAVVTLHGQLFVRVPFEQSDS, encoded by the exons ATGGATGATAACAAACAAGAGCTTGAAAAGATGGTGGACCCACTTGATAAGGACAACAATCTGACCCATCCCCATGCACCAGCTGACCAAGTGGAGAACAACATTGATGATGATAAGGTTCTTGAAATCCCTATTGAAAACCAAGTTCCAGTTGATGTTGCTACTGCCTCCCTTAAGACCTCTGATGATGCCACTGTTGCTGTCAATGAACCGGTGCTTTCCAACACCCAAACTGATGTTAGCAATGCAAACCCTTTAAATCAGCCAAAACCCCATGAGAGGTCTATGGAGATAGAGGTCAAAGCTGATAGGGAAGTGAAGGACACCGAAACAGATGCTGCTAGTGATTTCAATCCTTCCAATCAGCAAGGAACCAATGTGCCCCCTGAGGGTTATATGGAGATAGAGGCCAAGCATGATGATAAAGGGCATGAATTGAATGTTGGAATGAGCAAAATGGAGCTTTCTCCGGATAGAGAGATTAAGGAGCAAGTGTTGAAACCCAAGTTGGATGTAGGTAATGAAGTTTGTATGAAAATCCCAGAGCAGTCATTTCTTCTGGCACCAGATGGGGTTGAGGGTGATGAGTCCGGAACGGAGGAGGAGCAAATGGCATTCATGATGGATGTAGAAAATTTCCACAGGGAGAGGAGCCTGGAGTTTAAGCCCCCAAAGTTCTACCAAAAGGAATTGAATTTGCTCAA GTTATGGAGAGCTGTAATCAAACTTGGTGGCTATGAACAG GTGACTTCATGCAAGTTGTGGCGGCAAGTGGGACAAGCATTCCATCCCCCAAA GACCTGCACTACTGTCTCTTGGACTTTCcgaattttttatgagaag GCACTTCTTGAATATGAAAAGCATAAGATGGGTGCTGGTGAACTCACAGAACCTAATAGAGTTAATAGTCAG GTTGGTGATAGTCAAGCTTTGGGATCAGGTAGGGCACTAAGGGATGCTGCAGCTCGTGCAATGCAAGGTTGGCACTCTCGGCGTCTTTTTGGGAATGGTGAGATTGGTGATCCAATTATTAAG gagaagAATTTGAGTTCCATGCCAAAGGGTGACAAACAGGTTAAAAGTGTTG GTTTACTAAAGCGGAAAAAGCCATCTACTGTTGAGCGTAACATCCAAGTTACTCACTTGAAAGTGACAAAGCCACA ATTGGAAACAATGGTTGTTGATGTTGGACCCCCAGCTGATTGGGTGAAGATCAATGTTCAAAGATTT AATGACTGCTTTGAGGTGTATGCCTTAGTTCCTGGGCTTCTGCGTGAGGAG GTGCATGTTCAGTCTGATCCAGCTGGATGCTTGGTCATATCTGGTCAACCTGCGCAACTGGATAATCCTTGGGGTGTCACACCCTTTAAAAAG gttGTCAGCTTGCCTTCTAGAATTGATCCGCATCAAACATCTGCCGTTGTGACACTGCATGGACAATTGTTTGTGCGTGTGCCATTTGAGCAGTCAGATTCGTAG